Proteins found in one Leguminivora glycinivorella isolate SPB_JAAS2020 chromosome 4, LegGlyc_1.1, whole genome shotgun sequence genomic segment:
- the LOC125225810 gene encoding spidroin-2-like, with protein sequence MARLVVICVALLVCLAGVYSAPQFGGSFSQANAQAGAFGGGPYGPGFQRPFGPPGPPGYGPGFGGPGFGRRFGNRGNTNISISKSISISRGGGGGAQSSAQSSAGSGVSGSD encoded by the exons ATGGCTCGATTGGTAGTGATTTGTGTGGCTTTGCTGGTCTGTCTGGCTGGAGTGTATTCAG CTCCCCAATTCGGCGGTTCCTTCAGTCAAGCGAACGCTCAGGCCGGCGCATTCGGCGGCGGACCATACGGACCCGGGTTCCAACGCCCTTTCGGACCCCCCGGACCTCCGGGCTACGGACCCGGGTTTGGAGGCCCGGGCTTCGGTCGGAGATTCGGCAACAGGGGCAACACTAACATAAGCATATCGAAGAGCATCAGTATTAGTAGAGGGGGCGGCGGTGGGGCGCAGTCTAGTGCGCAATCTAGTGCGGGATCTGGGGTTTCGGGAAGTGATTAG